A region from the Peromyscus leucopus breed LL Stock chromosome 9, UCI_PerLeu_2.1, whole genome shotgun sequence genome encodes:
- the Gnl3 gene encoding guanine nucleotide-binding protein-like 3, giving the protein MKRPKLKKASKRMTCHKRYKIQKKVREHHRKLRKEAKKRGHKKPRKDPGIPNSAPFKEALLREAELRKQQLEELKQQQKLDRQKEPEKKRKLEVDPGDEQSNVEPQQEFEEPKSKKAKLGKQNPKKLHCQELKKVIEASDVVLEVLDARDPLGCRCPQVEEAIVQSGHKKLVFVLNKSDLVPKENLENWLNYLNKELPTVVFKASTNLKSRGKMLKVKKKKTVPFQSKVCCGKEALCKLLGSFQQSCGKAIQVGVIGFPNVGKSSIINSLKHEQICNVGVPMGLTRSMQIVPLDKQITVIDSPCFIISPSNSSAALALRSPTSIEVLRPLEAASAILSQADSQQVVLKYTVPGYKDALDFFSKLAQRRGLHQKGGSPSVESAAKLLWSEWTGASLGYYCHPPTPWSPSPHLSEAVAADMKKGFNLEDLETDNAHSMQVLKGPHLTNRILFRSSGLTNAIIEEADIPEELPRRKEHKQDGEDEGNVDGEDNAESSDVPPAEDTREMLAVESTASKPSDRSFTLDKMSDEDDDAYDFKTDYV; this is encoded by the exons ATGAAGCGGCCGA aattaaagaaagcaagcaaacGTATGACCTGCCATAAGCGGTATAAAATCCAAAAGAAG GTCCGAGAACATCATCGAAAATTAAGAAAGGAAGCCAAAAAACGGGGTCATAAGAAGCCTAGGAAGGACCCTGGGATTCCAAATAGTGCTCCCTTTAAAGAAGCTCTTCTTCGTGAAGCTGAGCTAAGGAAACAACAG CTTGAAGAACTAAAGCAGCAGCAGAAACTTGATAGGCaaaaagaaccagaaaagaaaagaaaacttgaagTTGACCCTGGTGACGAACAGTCTAATGTGGAACCTCAGCAG GAATTCGAAGAACCCAAAAGCAAGAAAGCTAAATTGGGCAAACAGAATCCAAAGAAGTTGCATTGTCAGGAACTTAAAAAG GTGATTGAGGCCTCCGATGTTGTGTTAGAGGTTTTGGATGCCAGAGATCCTCTAGGTTGCAGGTGTCCTCAAGTAGAAGAAGCTATTGTCCAAAGTGGACATAAAAAGCTGGTATTTGTATTAAATAAATCAG ATCTAGTACCAAAAGAGAATTTGGAGAACTGGCTAAATTATTTGAATAAAGAATTGCCAACAGTGGTGTTCAAAGCCTCGACAAACCTGAAGAGCAGAGGGAAGATGCTCAAG gtaaagaaaaagaagactgtTCCATTCCAAAGTAAAGTCTGCTGTGGCAAGGAAGCCCTTTGTAAGCTTCTTGGAAGTTTTCAGCAGTCATGTGGAAAAGCTATTCAGGTTGGAGTAATTG GTTTCCCAAATGTGGGGAAAAGCAGCATCATTAATAGCTTAAAACACGAACAGATATGTAATGTTGGAGTTCCCATGGGACTTACAAG gagCATGCAGATTGTCCCTTTGGACAAGCAGATCACAGTCATAGATAGTCCGTGCTTCATTATCTCACCATCCAACTCCTCTGCTGCCCTTGCTCTGCGGAGTCCAACAAGCATTGAAGTACTAAGACCACTGGAGGCTGCCAGTGCCATTCTGTCCCAGGCTGATAGTCAACAG GTGGTATTAAAATACACTGTCCCAGGGTATAAGGATGCTCTGGATTTTTTCTCTAAACTTGCTCAGAGAAGAGGTCTGCACCAAAAAGGTGGAAGCCCAAGTGTTGAAAGTGCTGCCAAACTGCTGTGGTCTGAGTGGACAGG TGCCTCATTAGGTTACTACTGCCATCCTCCTAcaccctggagtccttctccacATCTCAGTGAAGCGGTGGCAGCAGACATGAAGAAGGGCTTTAACCTAGAAGACCTGGAAACGGATAACGCACACAGCATGCAAG TCCTCAAGGGCCCTCATCTAACTAATAGAATCCTCTTCCGGTCCTCGGGCCTGACAAATGCAATAATAGAAGAAGCAGACATACCTGAAGAATTGCCAAGACGGAAAGAACACAAACAGGATGGTGAAGATGAAGGAAATGTTGATGGGGAAGACAAT GCAGAGAGCTCAGATGTACCCCCTGCAGAAGACACCAGGGAGATGTTAGCTGTGGAATCAACAGCAA GTAAACCATCTGACAGATCATTTACCTTGGATAAAATGAGTGACGAGGATGATGATGCCTATGACTTTAAAACAGATTATGTATAA